The region CAGCTCGGCCGGCATCGGCGCAGTGGCCCGGCGGCGGCCGGCTCAGCGTGTCAGCCTGCCAGTTTCCGGCGATGGCGCCAGACGCTCGATGCGACGGCAACGAGGATTACGGCGAACGCGATCAGCGCCCAGCCGGGCAGCAGGATGCCGAGGATCGGCGGGTAGACGGTCTCGCACAGGCCGGCGACCTTGAACATGCCGGGGAACCATTGCGCGGGCGGCAGGCTGTCGACGATCGGCTGCAGCGTGTTGAAGCCGCAGCTGAAGCCCGGATTCATCTGGATCGACAGATGCCGCGCGGCGGTGCCGACGCCGCCGGCCGCGGCGATCGCGATCAGCAGTTCGAGCACCCAGATGCCGCGCCAGTTGCGCATCCCGGCCGCGAGGAACGCGAAGATGCCGATCGCCGCGAAGAAGTAGCGCTGGATGATGCACAGCGGGCACGGATCCTCGTTCTTCACGTACTGAAGGTATAGCGCGCCCGCCAGCAGGGCGATGCACACCCAGCCGAGCAGCATCAGCAGGCGGCGTTCACGGCGAAGTGCGAGCGTGGAGTCGTTCATGTCGGCGGGATTCCTGTCGTTGGTCGGTCCGATAAACAATCGCGCGATTTTAGCGCGAACGATCTGGCACGAAACTGACAGCGCCGGTGCGGCAACCCGCCGCACCCGCTAGCGGCCGTGCGGCGGCGCCGTCATTGCGGTGCGATTACCGGATCGTGTTCAGCACCGCTTCGACCGCCTGGCCGATCGCGAGCAGCGCGTCGTCGCGATGCGGCGCGGCCGCGAGCATCAGGCCGACGGGTGCCGCGTCGCGCGGATGGCACGGCAGCGACAGCGCGCACGCGTCGAGGAAGTTGAATGCGCTCGGATTGCGCAGGATCAGCGCATTGGTGCGCGTGAACGTGGCGTCGTCCGCTTCGAGTTCGGCGATGCGCGGCGGCACGACCGGCACCGTCGGTGCGACGAGTGCGTCGAAGCGCGCCCATACCGTGTGCGCCGCTTCTTCCAGCATCGCGCGGCGGGCGGCGAGCAAGTCCAGATAGTCGGCCGCGCTTGCCGGCTCGCCCTTCAGGATGCGCGACAGCACGCGCGGATCGTATCGATCGCGGTGCTGCGCGAGCAGCGGGCGATGCCACGCATACGCCTCGATCGGCGAGAAGCCGAAGCGGTTGATCTCGGGCAACCGGTCGAGGGCCGAAAAGCGCACTTCGGTGACGATCGCACCGGCCGCTTCCAGATGCTTCAGCGATGCGTCGAGCGCGGCGGCGACATCCGCGTCGACGCCGTCGGTCACGTAGTTGGTCAGCACGCCGAGGCGCACGCCCTCGAGCGGCCGCGCGGCCGGCACGTGCGGCTCGAGGCCCGCGAGCATCCGGTCGACGAGCGCGCAGCACGCGACCGTCAAGCCGATCGGGCCGAACGAGTCGAGCGTCGTCGACAGCGGCACGCCGCCTTGCGTCGGGATCCGGCTCGCGGTCGGCTTGAAGCCGGTGAGTCCGCACAGCGCGGCCGGAATCCGGATCGAGCCGCCGGTGTCGGTGCCGAGCGCGACGGCCGCCATCCCGTCGGCGACGGACGCGGCCGCGCCGGACGACGAGCCGCCGGCAATCCGCGCATCGCCCGGCACGTCGCGGCGGTACGGCGAACGCGGCGTGCCGAAGTGCGGATTCAGGCCAAGCCCCGAGAACGCGAACTCGCTCATGTTGGTGCGGCCCACCAGCACCGCGCCCGCCCGCTTGAGGCGCGCGACGGCGACCGCGTCGGCGTGCGCGGGCGGCGCGCCGTCGAGCACGCGTGAACCGGCGCGCGTCACTTGGCCCGCGACGTCGAACAGGTCCTTCACCGACACGGGGATGCCCGCGAGCGGCGACAGCACGGTGCCCGCGGCACGCAGGCGATCGTGCGCGTCGGCGGCCGCGCGCGCGTTGTCGGCGTCGACTTCGGTGAAGACGATCGCACCCTGGCCCGACGGATCGGCGATCCGGTCGAGCGCGACGTCGACGAGCGCACGGCTCGTGGTCCGCCCGGCGGCGAGATCGGCGGCCAGTTGGGCGAGCGGGGGGAAGGGCGTGAAGGTGGTGGTCATGGGCTGCTCAGGGACGAAGACGGTGGACGAGGGTGGCGCGAAACGAATCGATATGGCGTTCGACGGCTGCGCGCGCGCCGGCGGCGTCGCGTGCGGATAGCCGTTCGAACAATTCCCGGTGTTCATGCTGGACGTCGGACAGGTGGTGCGGCTCGGACAGCGTGACGAACCAGAACCGCAGCGAGCGCTCATGCAGTCCGCGCAGGATTTCCGCGAGCACCGGATTGCGCGCGGCTGCGGCGATCGCCTGATGAAATGCGCGGTCGAGCTCCATCATCCCTTCGACGTCGTGCGTGCCGACGCACGCCTGCCCTGCGTCGAGCAGCGCGGCGAGGCGCGCGAGATCGTCGGGCGTCGCATGGCGCGCGGCCAGTTCGACGCAATGGGCTTCGTTGATGCGCCGCACGTCGATCACCGCGACGATGTCGTCGAGCGACAGCGGCTGCACCATGAGTCCCTTGCGCGGCATCACGGACAGCAGTCCTTCGAGCACCAGTCGGTGCACGGCCTGGTGGACCGGCGTGCGGCCGATGCCGGTACGCGCGACCAGCTCGGCCTCGTTAAGGGCGGCGCCCGGCTTCAGGCGCATCGTAATGATGTCGCGCTGGATCAGCGCATAGGCGCGCTCCGCGAGGCTGCGCGCCGATGCGGCAGGCTGGTCGGGCAGTGCGTCGGTCAGTGCGTTCATGCGGGCTGGGGCGCGGCAGGCGGGCTGGAGGCGGTCATCGAGCGGCGTTCGATTTGGACGATACGTGAATATTATTGTGATATATCACGGGTGTCCAGCGCACGGGCGCGAGGTGCGAGGGTCGGCGGGACAGCGGCGACGGCGTCGCATGCGACGACTTGCAACAATTATCGACAGGATGTTGCTGGTTTACCGCGCGATCGTGCACTGACGCATAATGATTCCTCGTCAATCCAATACGCGCGAGCGACGCACCAGACCATCGTCATGAGCGAAACCACGCCTTCCCCGGCCGGTCTGACCGGTTCCTCTTCCCCTTCTTCCGATTTCCCCCGTTCCGATCCGGCGAAAACGCCCGCATCGGCTGTCGCGCAGGCCGCCGCTGCGCACGACGTTGCGGACGATGGCGCATCGCCGGTCACGGCGGCATCCGAGCCCGGCGCCGCCGGCACGACGGGCGCGAGCGCGACGGGCGCCACCGGCGAAGCCGGTGCAGCCACGCCGAAGCCCGGTGCGGCGCCGCCCGGTTTCGGCGCGCAGCCCGATTTCGACACGCCGCGGCCGCCTCCTGCGAGCGCGCAGACTGCGCCGCCGGCTTATCTGAAACAGAGCGACACGCCGTGGTCGGTATTCGGCCGGATCGTCGCCGCGCGTGCGCGCCGGCTGTTCGATCGCGCCGGCCAGCGGATCACGCAGCGCACACTGCGCATCGGCGTGTCGGCGCGGATCTTCCATCCGGAACCCGGCGCGAAGGGGTTGCGCGGCAAGACGCTGCAGTACCTCGAAGAGTCGATCGCGCATTGGGTCATGTCGCGCGACGTGCTCGTGTTCATGATCCCGACGGTCGGCCACCAGGGCATGCTGCATCCGAGCAACATCCGCCTGCGCGATTACGCGAAGCATCTCGACGGCCTGCTGCTCCAAGGCGGCGCCGACGTGTCGCCGCAAACCTACGCGGCGTCGGATGCGCGCCCCGAATGGCCGGGCGACCGCGTGCGCGACATGTACGAGCTCGAGCTGTTTCACGAATTCGTCGAGTCCGGCAAGCCGGTGCTCGGCGTGTGCCGCGGTTGCCAGCTGATCAACGTCGCGTTCGGCGGTTCGCTGTACCAGGACATCGCGACCGACGTGCCGACCGCGAATGCTCACGTAAGCGAGCACTACGACCAGCATCGCCACGCGATCCGCTTCCCCGATTCGTCGACGCTCGCGAGCATGTTCCCCGGGCGCAGCGAAGCGATCGTCAACTCGATCCACCATCAGGCGATCCGCGATCTCGGCCGCGATCTGAACATCGAGGCCGTGTCGGCGGGCGACGGGATCATCGAGGGCATCCGCTACCGGCGCGCTCCGTTCGTCGTCGGCGTGCAGTGGCATCCGGAGTTTCATCGCGCGGGCGGCGCCGAGTTGCTCGACTGCACGCCGCTGCTCGATGCATTCCTGCGCGCGGCACGCGAGACCCGTCTGTAGACTGCATTTGCATCGCATCGAAGCAGGGCGGCCGCATCCCGTTTAATTTGAGATGCGGCCGTTTCGTTTTGAACGATAATCGCGAGTTCCGATTCGTTCGCCGGAGTCTCACGTTGGTCTTCCGAAACTTTTCCCCTGCTCGATGCGCAACGTGGATCGTTGCGATGGCTGCCTGCGCATACGCAGGCGCAACGTGGTCCGCCGATGCGACCGCGCCTGTCGCGGGCACGCGCCCCGCGGTGACGAGCCTGAGCGGCGATGCGTCGCCGGAAGCGGCACCGACATCGGCCGCGAGCGCGACGGATGCCGGTGCGCAAGGCAACGTCGCCGAACTGTCGCAGATGCTGCACGACGGGCGAATCGTCGAGATGCGAACGACCTACAACGGCAGCTACGGCGCGAGCCTCATGTTCGATCCGCGCGAGATGACGTACTACGTCGCGCTGTTTCAGGACAAGCATCTATGGCGCGTGATCAAGTCGCAGGAGAAGACTCGGGCGGAGATGGTCTACGCGAACTTCGTCCAGCAGACGGCGCAGCTTGCGGACGTCGAAATCCGCCGCACCGAACTGCAGGCGCAGAAGACGTTCCTCGAGCGCGTGATCGCGCTGCAGGCGAATCGCGCGCAGCAGTTGCAAGCCGATCTCGGCGTCGCGCGCAGCCAGCAAGCCGAGGTCGCGCAGCGGCAAAAGGCCGCACAGGAGCAGACGCAGGCGCTGCAGGTCGAGAAGCGGGCAGCACAGATGCAGTTGCGTGAACTGCAGGACCAGGTGCGGCAACTCGAGCGGCAGGCCGAAACGGGATTGCCTCAGCACAAGTAACGACAGGACGTCCGACGCAACGACGGACGGACGAAACCCGGCGAAGCGTGCTTCGCCGGGTTTTTTATTGCGCGCGCGTTAGCGGGGGAGTGCGCGGTAGACGTCGGTCAGGCGCCGATGAGACAGTTGCGCGGTCCAGTCGAAGGCGGCGCCGGGCGTTTTGTCCGGTGGCGCGGGAAGGGAGGCATTCAGCGCGTGCGCAATCGCGATCAGCGTGAGCGGATCGTCGAGCGAGGGCTGCGGCGGGAGCGCATGCGAGCGCCGGTGGCGATGATCGTGCGACGGCGCTCGTGATGCGTGCTGCGTGACGGGCGGGCGGGGGGCAAGCCGGGACGCAGAGGCGTCCGAAGCGCGCGCCCGTTTTGCGCGTTTGCCCGCCGGGCCTTGGCGCGATAGTGGCGGCGCCGCCGACACGATGGAGACGGGCGCGGCGTGCGATGCCATTTCGCTGCGCTGCGGCGCGGCCTTCGGCGTCGCGCCCCGTGCAGGCCGAGTGGGGCCGGCCGATGTCGCGACGGGATGCGCTGCGACCTGCTGGGCCGGCGCGTCGACCGGCTTGGCCGCGAGGGCTGCGACGGTACGCACCGTTCCCTTGGATTCATTGCCGTGGCGCGGCGTCGCGCCGGCCGCCTGCATGGACGCTGGCGCGAAGACCGGGAACGGTTCGTGCGCGGCCACGAGCCAGCCGATGATGACGAACGCACCGATGCTCCAGCACGCGGCATGCAGCGCGCGTCGATCGGGCGCCCGGCCCGCTGCGTCGATGGAGCGGCGGCGGATGTCGGGCGCGACCGCCGGTGCGCCGGCCAACGACGGCGGCGCGACGGGCTGCGGTTGCCAGCGACACGACCGGTGCGGTGCATCGACGTCGATGCATGACGTCGTCAGCGTCGCAAGCGCGCGCGTACCGGACGCGCCGCGGAACGTCCACTCGCGGCCGAACGGCGGCACGCCGTCGAGCGGGGCGGCGCGAGGGCGGGCGAGCGCGCCTTCGACGGGAACAAGCGGCGATGAAGTCATGAGAAGGTGCGCGGTGCGGCACGGGCAATCGTGCGGCTGCAGCGCAGTAGCGTTGCGATTCGTGACATTGTGGTCACGCGAGCGCGATCGGTCGATCGGATTAGTCCGATTTTGGCGCCCGGTTCGAGCTCATTCGTACGAGCGGAAACCGGGCGCGCGGACCGGCGGCCGCGCCCAGGGACGCTCCAAGGCAATCGTCGGTTTCGCGTGGCATCATTTGCAAATCTTGCCGGCGCGCACGTCGTTGCGCGATGCGCCGCCGGCTCACAGCGATGCCTGTGTGCGCCGCCGCGGCGCGGCACGCATCGTCGGTCCCACACGGCGCGGCGTTCGCGCCATCCGAGCCGAGAGAACGACATGTCTACAGCAACGCAAGCTGTCGCGCAGGAATCAAAAGTTCGCACCGTGTTCCGCGTCGTCAGCGGCAACTTTCTCGAAATGTACGACTTCATGGTCTACGGGTACTACGCGTCGGCCATCGCGAAAACGTACTTTCCCAGCGGCAACGCGTTCGCGTCGCTGATGCTGTCGCTGTCGGTGTTCGGCGCGGGCTTCCTGATGCGCCCGGTCGGCGCGATCGTGCTCGGCGCGTACATCGATCATCATGGCCGTCGCAAGGGGCTGATCCTGACGCTGGGGTTGATGGCGCTCGGCACGCTTGCGGTGGCCGCGATTCCGGGCTACGCGACGATCGGCGTGCTCGCGCCGGTGCTCGTGCTGCTCGGCCGGCTGCTGCAGGGCTTTTCGGCGGGCGTCGAACTCGGCGGCGTGTCGGTCTATCTGTCCGAGATCGCGACGAAGGGCAACAAGGGTTTCTACACGTCGTGGCAATCGGGCAGCCAGCAGGTCGCGGTCGTGTTTGCCGCATTTGTCGGCGTGCTGCTCAACCGTATGCTGCCGGCCGACGAGATGACCGCGTGGGGGTGGCGCATTCCGTTCCTGATCGGCTGTCTGATCGTGCCGTTCCTGTTCCTGATCCGTCGTTCGCTGAAGGAAACCGATGAATTCCTCGCGAAGCGCCACCGTCCGACGATGGGCGAGATCATGCGCTCGATGCTCGCGAACTGGGGTGTCGTGATCGCCGGGATGGGGATGGTGATCATGACGACGGTGTCGTTCTACATGATCACCGCATACACGCCGACGTTCGGCAAGGAAGTGCTGCACCTGTCGTCGCTCGACGCGCTGATCGTGACCGTTTGCGTCGGTCTGTCCAACCTCGTGTGGCTGCCACTGTCCGGTGCGTTGTCGGACCGAGTCGGCCGCCGCCCCGTGCTGATCGCGTTCACGGTGCTCACGTTGCTGTCGGCCTATCCGGCCGTGCTATGGCTCGTTGCGCAGCCGTCGTTCGTGAGGCTGCTCGCGGTCGAGCTTTGGCTGTCGTTCCTGTACGGGTCGTACAACGGCGCGATGGTCGTTGCGCTGACCGAAGTGATGCCGGCCGACGTGCGCACCGCCGGCTTTTCGCTCGCGTACAGCCTCGCGACGACGATCGGCGGTTTCACGCCCGCGATCTCGACGCTGCTGATCCACCAGACGGGCAACAAGGCGGCGCCGGGCCTCTGGCTGAGCGTCGCTGCGATCTGCGGGCTGATCGCGACGCTCGTGCTGTACCGGACCCCCGGCGCGCGCAACCAGTACAAGTCGGCGTGATGGCGTCCGTGTTGCATCGCATCGGATAAACAAGGGGCGCGCGGCGCGCTCCCTTTTTGCCGACGCTCAGGCGTCGTGCAGCGCGGCGGCCACCTTCGCCGTCACGTCGAGCCAGTGCCCCGGTGCGGGCTGGCGCACGAGCGTCGCCGCCGGATACCACGGGCAGTCGTCGCCCGTGAACCAGCGCCAGTCCGCTGCGAACGGCAGCATGATCCACAGCGGCTTGCCGAGCGCGCCCGCGAGGTGCGCGACGGCCGTATCGATCGTGACGACGCCGTCGAGCCGCTCGATGAGCGCGGCCGTATCGGCGAAGTCGTTCAGCCGGCCATCGAGCCGATGCACGCGCGGGTGCGCGTCGATGCGCGCGCGTTCGTCGTCGTCGAGCGCCGGCTGCAGCACGAGCCAGTCGATGTCGGGCAGCGCGAACAGCGGCGCGAGCGCATCGAACGGCATCGAGCGGTCCTCCTGAGCCTGTCGGCGCCCGGACCACGCCAGGCCGAACTTGCGTTTCGACTGACCGCCGAGCGACCCGCGAAAGCGCCGGCGGGCACTGTCCGGCGCATCGAGATAGCGCGCGTCCGCGACGATGTCGTCCGGCTGCAGGCCGAGCAGGAACGGCAGGCTCATCAGCGTGCATGCGACGTCCGCCGGCGGCTTTGCGGCGCCCTGCGCGATGAGCGTCACGCGCCAGCGTGCCGCAACCGGTGCGAGAAGCGTGACGAGTTCCGGCTGCACCTCGAGCACGACACGCGCGCAGCGTGCGCGAGCGAGCGGTACGAAGCGGACGAACTGCAGCGTATCGCCGAAGCCTTGTTCCGCGCGGATCAGCAGCGTGCGCGCCGCAATCGGTTCGCCCTGCCAGCGCGGCAGCGTGCCGAGCGGCGTTGCGCCCGGCGTGTCGTGGCGGGCTTCATAGGCGGGCAGGCCGCGCGTGAAGTCGCGCAGCGTGAGCAGCGTGACGGCGCGGTGCAGTTGCGCGAGCTTCAGGTCCGGCGCGACGCGGAGCGCCTGGTCGAACGCACGCAGCGCCATCTCGTGCGCGCCAAGCGCATGATGCGCGTTGCCGAGGTTCAGCCACGCGAGGGCGAACGACGGATCGAGCCCGACCGCGCGTTCGTAGTAGGGCAGTGCTTCGCGGTGGCGTGCCTGCGCGCACAGCGCGTTCGCGAGCCCGAACAGCGCGAGCGGAAACGGCGGGTGCAGCGCGAGCGCCGCTTCGAACGCGGCGGCGGCTTGCGCATGACGGCCGAGCGCTTCCAGCGTGTTCCCGAGATTGAAATGCGCGGCGACGAAGCGCGGCTGCGCGTCGATCGCGGCCTGGAAGTGCGCGATTGCGTCGTCCGCGCGGCCCATCGCGTTTAGCGCCATCGCCAGATTGTTGTGCGCGCCCGCATGGCCGGGGCGCAGCTCCAGTGCGCGGCGGAACGCGGCCAGTGCGTCGTCGTGGCGGCCGAGCGCGTTCAGCGCGTTGCCGAGGTTGTTGTGGATCGATGCATCGTCGGGCGTGAGCCGGAGCGCGCGGGCGAATGCATCTACCGCATCCTCGTGGCGCTGCAGCGCCGCATACGCGTTGCCGAGGTTGTAGTGCGCGAGCGGAAATTCGGGCGCGAGCGACAGCGCATTGCGAAAGCGGTCGATCGCGTCGTCGAGCCGGCCGAGCGCCTTCAGCGCGTTGCCGAGATTGAGCTGAAGCGCGGCATCGTCCGGGCGCAACTCGACCGCGCGCCCGACGAGATCTGCCGCCTCGGCATGCTGGCCCTGCTGATGGCGCAGCACGCCGAACAGATGCAGCGCGTCGGCGTCGGCGGGATTGGTGGCGATTGCGGCGCGATAGCCGTGCTCGGCCTCGGCGAGGCGGCCCGCGCGGTGCGCGGCATACGCTCGGTCGAATGCGGAATCCATGACGCGAAAACTGACGGAAAGCGCGTATTTTCCCACATTGCGCACCCGCGCCGAGGATCGGCCGCCCGGCATATGGCCCCGTCACGCGGAGCGGCGTAGACTGGCGGCATCGCGTGTCATCGAGGTGCTCATGGCTGACACATTGCTCGATATCCCGCCCGTGCTGATCGTCGGCGCCGGTCCGACCGGTCTTGCTGCCGCGATGAGTCTCGCGCGGGCCCGCGTGCCGGTGCGCATCGTCGACCGGCTCGCCACGCCGGCGCCGTATTCACGCGCGATCGGCATCCAGGCGCGCACGCTCGAACTGCTCGAACAGCATCGCGCGGTCGAACCGTTTCTCGAACTCGGCCATCGCGTGCACGAGGCCGCGCTGCATTCCGACGGCCGCGTGATCGCGCGGCTCGATTTCGATCCGTTGCAAACGCGTTATCCCTACCTGCTGTTGCTCGATCAGAGCGTCACCGAGCGATTGCTGACCGAACATCTGGCCGGCCTCGGCGTGACGATCGAGCGCGGTGTCACGCTGGTCGCGTGCGACGCCGGCGGCCCGTCGCTCGACGTGACGCTGCGCGGTGCCGACGGCCGCGACGAACGCTGCGCGCCGTCGTACCTGGTCGCGGCCGACGGCGCACACAGTACGGTGCGGCATCTGCTCGGCGTGGGCTTCGCGGGCCGCGCGTTGGAACAAACGTTTCTGCTTGCCGATTTCGAGGCCTTGCCGCCCTGGCCCGACGAGGAAATCCATCTGTTTACGACACCCGACGGCATCGCCGGGCTGTTCCCGATGGGGAGCGGACGCTACCGGCTCGTTGCTGACCGGCCGCCCGGCGGCGCACCGGCACCCGATGCACCGCCGCCATCGCTCGACGAATGCGACGCGCTGGTGCGCGCCCGCATGGGCGCATCGATTGCGCCGAGCGATCTCGCGTGGTCGTCGTATTTCCATCTGAACAGCCGGATGGTCGACCGGCTGCGCTACGGGCGCGTGTTTTTCGCCGGCGACGCCGCGCATATCCACAGTCCGGCCGGCGCGCAGGGCATGAACACGGGAATCCAGGAGGCGCTCAATCTCGGCTGGAAGCTCGCGCGCGTGCTCGGTGCGGGAACGTCCGAGCGGCTGCTCGACACGTATCATGCCGAGCGCCACCCGATCGAGCGCGACGTGTTGCGGCAGACGAGTGTCGTCACGCAGCTCGTCGAAGCGGACCACGGCGCGGTCAAGCTGCTGCGCGATCACGTGGTGCCGCTGCTGTCGTCGCTCGGCCCGGTGCGCGACGCGGTGCGGCGCACGTTCAGCGAGCTCGGCGTGCAGTACCGGAAAAGCCCGCTCACGCTCGAGCGCGTGCTTGACGGTGGCCCGCGCGCCGGCGAGCGCGCGCCCGACGCGCTGGTACGCGTCGTCGACGGGCCGCTCGGCCCGGCGCCGGGAACCGCAAGGCTATACGATCTGCACGACCCGGCGAGCTTCACGCTGCTGTTGCTGGAGGAGCCGGCGGGCGCCGATGGCGGCGACGCCGCTGACGTGCCGCCGGTGTACGTGCCGCCGATGTCCGCGGATGCTCAGGCGCTCGTGCAAGGCGTGGAGCGGATCATGCCGGGCGCCGTGCGGACATGGCGCGTCTGCGATGCCGAAGGCAACGGCGCGGAAGGTTTGGCGCACGCGTATGGCCGCTCGAGACCATCGTTCTACCTGCTGCGGCCGGACGGCTACATCGCGGCGCGCGGCCGCACCGCCACAGACGCGAACGCGCTGCTGCGCCATTGCGAAAACTGGTTCGCGGGCATGCCGCTGCCCGCGTAGCGAGCCTTCAGGCCGGGGCCGCGGCCGGCACGAGCGACGCCCGATGCGCGGCGATCGCGTCGCGCAAGATCGGCGTCGCGCGTTGTCCGGCTTCGCTCGACGGATCGTCGAGCGCGGCGAGAAGCGCGCGGCGCATCCGCGGCTCCCAGAAGCGGCGGATATGCTCGGCGATCCCGGTCAGCGCTTCGTCGCGATCGGGCATCGATTCGAAGAAAGCGCCGATCTGGTTCGCCATGTCGATCAGGTGTCCGTGGTCCATTGCTTCCTCACTTGCCCGTGGTCACGGCGGCCGGCGCGGCGGCGCGACGCTCGAGCAGGTCGAGTTGCTCCGAGTTGAAGCGCGCATACGCACGTTGCCAGTCGGACGGCTGCGCAACCGGCAGCACCTGCACGGCCGTGACCTTGTATTCGGGGCAATTGGTCGCCCAGTCGGAACTGTCCGTCGTGATCACGTTCGCGCCCGATTCCGGGAAATGGAACGTCGTGTACACGACACCGGGCTGCATGCGGTCGGACACGAGCGCGCGCAACACCGTCTGGCCGGCCCGCGATTCGATGCCAACCCAGTCGCCGGTGCGGATCCCGCGATCCTCGGCGTCGTGCGGATGGATCTCGAGGCGGTCCTCTTCGTGCCACTGCACGTTTTCGGTCCGGCGTGTCTGCGCGCCGACGTTGTATTGCGACAGGATGCGGCCCGTGGTCAGGATCAGCGGATAGCGCTGCGTGACCTTCTCGGGCGTCGGGATGAATTGCGTGATCACGAACCGGCCTTTGCCGCGCACGAACGCGTCGATGTGCATCGTCGGCGTGCCGTCCGGCGCCTGCGCGTTGCACGGCCACTGGATGCTGCCGAGCGCGTCCAGCTTCTCGTACGATACGCCCGCAAAGGTCGGCGTGAGCCGCGCGATCTCGTCCATGATTTCGGACGGATGCGAGTAGTGCATGTCGTAGCCGAGCGCCTGCGACAGCAGCAGCGTCACTTCCCAGTCCGCGTAGCCCGCGACCGGTGGCATTACCTTTCGCACGCGGGAGATCCGGCGCTCAGCGTTCGTGAACGTGCCGTCCTTCTCGAGGAACGTCGAGCCCGGCAGCAGCACGTGTGCGTATTTGGCCGTCTCGTTCAGGAAGATGTCCTGCACGACGATGCATTCCATCGCCGACAGCGCGGCGGCCACGTGCTGCGTGTTCGGATCCGACTGGACGATGTCCTCGCCCTGGCAGTAGAGCCCTTTGAAGCTGCCATCGAGTGCCGCGTCGAACATGTTCGGGATGCGCAGGCCAGGTTCCGGCTGCAACGTCGCCGACCATGCTTGTTCGAACTGCGCGCGTACGGTTGCGTCGCCGATGTGCCGGTAGCCGGGCAGCTCGTGCGGGAATGAGCCCATGTCGCACGAGCCCTGCACGTTGTTCTGGCCGCGCAGCGGATTGACGCCGACGCCTTCGCGGCCGATGTTGCCGGTCGCCATCGCGAGGTTCGCGATGCCCATCACCGTCGTCGAGCCCTGTGCGTGTTCCGTCACGCCGAGGCCGTAGTAGATCGCGGCGTTGCCGCCCGTCGCGTAGAGGCGCGCCGCTTCCCGCACCTGTTCGGCCGGCACGCCCGTCACGTCGGCGGTCGCCTCCGGCGAGTTCTCTGCGCGCGACACGAATTCGCGCCATTGCTCGAACGCGCGCGTTTCGCAGCGCTCGGCGACGAACGCGTCGGCGACGAGCCCTTCGGTGACGATCACGTGCGCGAGCGCATTGACCATCGCGACGTTGGTGCCGGGACGCAATTGCAGGTGATGGGTGGCCTTCACGTGCGGGCCGTCGACGACGTCGATGCGGCGCGGATCGATCACGATCAGCTTCGCGCCTTCCCGGATGCGCCGCTTCAGGCGCGAGCCGAACACCGGGTGCCCGTCGGTCGGGTTCGCGCCCATCACGATGATCACGTCGGCCTGGCTGACCGACGCGAAGGTCTGCGTGCCGGCCGATTCGCCGAGTGTCGTCTTCAGTCCGTAGCCGGTCGGCGAATGGCACACGCGTGCGCAGGTGTCGACGTTGTTGTTGCCGAACGCGGCGCGTACGAGCTTTTGCACGAGGTAGGTTTCCTCGTTCGTGCAGCGCGACGACGTGATGCCGCCGATCGAATCGCGGCCGTACTTCTGCTGCAGCTTGCGGAACTGCGTCGCCGCATAGGTGAGCGCCTCTTCCCAGCTCACTTCGCGCCACGGATCGGTGATCTTCTCGCGAATCATCGGCTTCGTGATGCGGTCCTTGTGCGTCGCATAGCCCCACGCGAAGCGCCCCTTCACGCACGCGTGGCCTTCGTTCGCGAGGCCGTTCTTGTGCGGCGTCATCCGCACGACCTGCGTGCCCTTCATTTCGGCCTTG is a window of Burkholderia latens DNA encoding:
- the fdhF gene encoding formate dehydrogenase subunit alpha; the encoded protein is MSLDTNNVRQGGCGSGQCACNSAAQARVRDPFDDTDYGTPLRHADTDVTLEIDGQPVTVPAGTSVMRAAIEAGVNVPKLCATDSLEPFGSCRLCLVEIEGRRGYPASCTTPVETGMKVRTQSDRLQSLRRNVMELYISDHPLDCLTCPANGDCELQDMAGVVGLREVRYGFDGANHLRDRKDESNPYFTYDPSKCIVCNRCVRACEETQGTFALTIAARGFESRVAASESESFMASECVSCGACVAACPTATLQEKTVVQLGQAEHSVVTTCAYCGVGCSFKAEMKGTQVVRMTPHKNGLANEGHACVKGRFAWGYATHKDRITKPMIREKITDPWREVSWEEALTYAATQFRKLQQKYGRDSIGGITSSRCTNEETYLVQKLVRAAFGNNNVDTCARVCHSPTGYGLKTTLGESAGTQTFASVSQADVIIVMGANPTDGHPVFGSRLKRRIREGAKLIVIDPRRIDVVDGPHVKATHHLQLRPGTNVAMVNALAHVIVTEGLVADAFVAERCETRAFEQWREFVSRAENSPEATADVTGVPAEQVREAARLYATGGNAAIYYGLGVTEHAQGSTTVMGIANLAMATGNIGREGVGVNPLRGQNNVQGSCDMGSFPHELPGYRHIGDATVRAQFEQAWSATLQPEPGLRIPNMFDAALDGSFKGLYCQGEDIVQSDPNTQHVAAALSAMECIVVQDIFLNETAKYAHVLLPGSTFLEKDGTFTNAERRISRVRKVMPPVAGYADWEVTLLLSQALGYDMHYSHPSEIMDEIARLTPTFAGVSYEKLDALGSIQWPCNAQAPDGTPTMHIDAFVRGKGRFVITQFIPTPEKVTQRYPLILTTGRILSQYNVGAQTRRTENVQWHEEDRLEIHPHDAEDRGIRTGDWVGIESRAGQTVLRALVSDRMQPGVVYTTFHFPESGANVITTDSSDWATNCPEYKVTAVQVLPVAQPSDWQRAYARFNSEQLDLLERRAAAPAAVTTGK